The following coding sequences lie in one Rutidosis leptorrhynchoides isolate AG116_Rl617_1_P2 chromosome 4, CSIRO_AGI_Rlap_v1, whole genome shotgun sequence genomic window:
- the LOC139845322 gene encoding magnesium transporter MRS2-3-like, whose translation MRLTHPPPPVALAFAAGTQEDATQLNVVGGPALRKKAAGIRPWLLLDSTGQAQIIEAGKHAIMRRTGLPARDLRILDPILSYPSTVLGRERAIVINLEHIKAIITAQEVLLLNSKDPSVTPFVDELQRRILRHHHASKQEGMVDGDNDWTHLYDLGESRSREVSPPRAAESVPESGHEVKADGKHSFDKRDGPKLLPFEFISLEACLEAACGSLDNEARTLEQEAHPALDKLTSKISTLNLERVRQIKSRLVAITGRVQKVRDELEHLLDDDEDMAEMYLTDKLEQQLDNSSSSSFINEEEDMDEEILQTENDDRVPAEGVIDGNEDAHEHLYRANTIGRDSRGTRTSTTRSNSKHLDIEELEMLLEAYFVQIDGTLNKLSTLREYVDDTEDYINIMLDDKQNHLLQMGVMLTTATLVVSAFVVVAGVFGMNIHIDLFADDNEALKEIGMRKFLWTVGGGTIGSIFLYVIAIFWCKSNRLLE comes from the exons ATGAGGCTGACTCATCCTCCGCCTCCGGTAGCCCTCGCATTCGCCGCCGGCACACAGGAAGATGCTACTCAATTGAACGTCGTTGGTGGACCAGCTCTTCGTAAAAAAGCAGCTGGCATCCGTCCATGGCTTCTTCTCGATTCCACCGGTCAGGCTCAAATTATCGAAGCCGGTAAACATGCTATCATGCGCCGTACAGGTTTACCTGCCCGTGATCTTCGGATCCTTGACCCGATTCTATCGTATCCGTCTACCGTACTTGGTAGAGAACGAGCAATTGTGATTAACCTTGAGCATATTAAAGCTATAATTACTGCTCAAGAGGTTTTGTTGCTTAATTCTAAAGATCCTTCTGTTACTCCTTTTGTTGATGAACTTCAACGCCGTATCTTGCGTCATCATCACGCTTCTAAACAG GAGGGAATGGTAGATGGTGATAATGACTGGACACATTTGTATGATTTGGGAGAATCACGTTCAAGAGAAGTTAGTCCTCCGAGAGCAGCTGAGAGTGTCCCAGAGAGTGGTCACGAGGTCAAAGCTGACGGCAAACATTCATTTGATAAACGAGATGGACCAAAGCTTCTTCCTTTTGAGTTCATTTCACTCGAAGCATGCCTTGAGGCGGCTTGTGGTTCATTGGATAATGAG GCAAGGACATTGGAGCAAGAAGCTCATCCAGCACTGGATAAGCTGACCTCGAAAATTAGTACTCTCAATTTGGAACGTGTCCGTCAAATTAAAAGTCGGTTGGTTGCTATTACAGGACGTGTTCAGAAG GTTAGGGATGAATTAGAGCATTTGCtcgatgatgatgaagatatgGCGGAAATGTATCTAACTGACAAACTGGAGCAGCAACTAGAcaattcttcttcatcttcatttaTAAATGAAGAAGAGGACATGGATGAAGAGATTCTTCAAACCGAAAATGATGACAG AGTTCCAGCTGAGGGTGTAATCGATGGGAATGAGGATGCACATGAACATCTTTATCGAGCTAATACAATTGGAAGAGACAGCCGTGGGACCCGCACTAGTACAACACGGAGTAATAGCAAGCACCTTGATATTGAGGAACTTGAAATGCTGTTGGAGGCTTACTTTGTTCAAATTGATGGTACTCTGAATAAATTATCCACT TTGAGGGAGTATGTGGATGACACAGAAGATTACATCAACATAATGCTTGATGACAAGCAGAATCATCTTCTGCAAATGGGTGTTATGTTGACAACTGCAACTTTGGTTGTGAGCGCGTTTGTGGTGGTTGCTGGTGTGTTTGGAATGAATATTCATATCGATCTGTTTGCGGATGACAATGAAGCATTGAAGGAAATCGGTATGCGTAAATTTTTATGGACTGTGGGTGGTGGGACCATTGGGAGTATCTTCTTATATGTTATTGCCATTTTCTGGTGCAAGAGCAATAGGCTTTTGGAGTAA